A part of Lactobacillus sp. ESL0700 genomic DNA contains:
- a CDS encoding cytochrome C5 yields the protein MGKDPRITRREYRKQYVKSKADKNKVVQNSDVQSRQLRVPTRTNYRHLKLNFWEIFSDRPYLAVAIIVLAIFFIMAKLWWLLLLLMVLVVIGIYFIGRSHHPDRVLSLEFKLKASRKLSMLRALQFGGAIIIFLATYMKKVVNVDFSSAGSTDGFQIVQGLLSDRGGVYGQQGSYFLNLLNTLTGGQLWGTYRYATNSAQMMNSSAGRWIVIWVLLLMIAPAFCVLAQFFREPYSRNTMLIASAVTTISFVLTPTLMRKWIVAYAVENQMSNAQAQAAVSVGPMAYVAMGCALLVLVISIYRVIKKDQFE from the coding sequence ATGGGGAAAGATCCGCGCATAACAAGGCGTGAATATCGTAAACAATATGTAAAAAGTAAGGCAGATAAGAACAAAGTTGTGCAAAATTCTGACGTGCAGTCGCGCCAGCTGCGTGTGCCAACGCGGACAAATTATCGCCATTTAAAGTTGAATTTCTGGGAGATTTTCTCTGATCGTCCGTATCTTGCTGTTGCAATTATTGTCCTGGCAATTTTCTTCATTATGGCAAAATTGTGGTGGTTGCTGCTTCTATTAATGGTGCTGGTAGTGATCGGCATTTACTTTATTGGACGCAGTCACCATCCAGATCGCGTTTTAAGTCTGGAATTTAAATTAAAGGCATCGCGTAAATTAAGTATGTTGCGGGCTCTGCAGTTTGGTGGGGCAATCATTATCTTTTTGGCAACTTATATGAAAAAAGTAGTCAATGTTGATTTTTCGTCTGCTGGGTCAACCGATGGCTTTCAAATTGTGCAGGGGTTATTGTCTGATCGCGGCGGTGTCTATGGTCAACAGGGGTCGTATTTTTTGAATTTGCTTAACACATTGACCGGTGGACAGCTATGGGGAACTTATCGGTACGCGACTAATAGCGCACAGATGATGAACAGCAGTGCTGGCCGCTGGATTGTGATTTGGGTATTGCTGTTGATGATTGCACCAGCATTTTGCGTATTGGCCCAATTTTTTAGAGAACCATATTCTCGAAATACAATGTTGATTGCATCGGCCGTGACCACGATTAGCTTTGTCTTAACGCCAACTTTAATGCGTAAGTGGATTGTGGCTTACGCAGTGGAAAACCAAATGTCAAATGCACAGGCACAAGCGGCGGTAAGCGTGGGACCAATGGCTTATGTGGCAATGGGCTGCGCGTTGCTAGTTTTAGTAATTTCAATTTATCGCGTGATTAAAAAAGATCAGTTTGAATAA
- a CDS encoding DNA topoisomerase — MKLLLLTEKASAAKNFAKALGGLSGSFNHDSYQIVHAHGHLLQFKEPHEMVAQDKAAKYSDWHDLSNYPWNLLDFTWEKEVIPGMQKTLANIKHAAQKCDAIVIATDDDPTGEGDLLGWEIVNAINWHKQVFRIRFADETKANIKKALLQKVDVTNQYQQGEFLEATGRERFDFASMQLSRIALIIARQAGFQPKTLRLGRLKSTIVNQVYQQETARQNYVKKSYYEVRFHDANQNTFTQVKNAKFMTPDQAKLELLNFHDSAIVVDDKIAKHQAPPDLLDLSHLAILVGKKGYASKEVLATYQKMYEAGILSYPRTEDTKITQEQFAELLPLVKQIARVTHIDPKLLTHTTIRRKFLAKNATHGANRPGLNVPQSLTEIEQKFGNCGRAIYVAVAKSFLAILAEDYLYDQERAHLADYPKFTCTINLPRKLNYKLIFDENDLNDTHAKQVLPFGPTAQPFVYEGHNPKPKAPTHRFIIDFLKKDKIGTGATQEQTLANISTGKGALIKNTKEKYSLTFPGLIQSILCDQTYIASPQVTEQLQNTMKMVKLGKFDYRNVPFLINQIVKHDLLIEQKNADNLKKNPQLAKLQPANKHAFTPKTKVTGTWRGKDVAINQTWGKHTFNERELRQLFASKSITFVLNKRTITGKLAKQTYRGHQFIGFRADFN; from the coding sequence TTGAAACTTTTACTTTTAACAGAAAAAGCTAGTGCGGCGAAGAATTTTGCCAAGGCATTAGGCGGTCTAAGTGGCAGCTTCAATCATGACAGCTACCAAATTGTCCACGCTCACGGTCATCTTTTACAATTCAAGGAACCACACGAAATGGTTGCTCAGGATAAGGCCGCCAAATACAGTGACTGGCACGACTTGAGCAACTATCCGTGGAACTTGCTCGACTTCACTTGGGAAAAAGAGGTTATCCCTGGTATGCAAAAGACCTTGGCTAATATTAAGCATGCAGCACAAAAGTGTGATGCGATTGTAATTGCAACTGATGATGATCCGACGGGCGAAGGTGACCTGCTCGGCTGGGAAATTGTCAACGCTATTAACTGGCACAAGCAAGTTTTTCGTATTCGTTTTGCCGATGAAACAAAAGCTAACATCAAAAAGGCCTTGTTGCAAAAAGTCGACGTCACTAATCAATACCAACAAGGCGAGTTCTTAGAAGCAACTGGGCGCGAACGTTTCGACTTTGCCTCAATGCAGCTGTCGCGCATTGCCTTGATTATCGCCAGACAAGCTGGATTTCAACCCAAGACTTTGCGATTAGGACGCCTCAAGTCAACCATTGTTAATCAGGTTTACCAGCAAGAGACAGCTCGACAAAATTACGTAAAAAAATCCTATTACGAAGTGCGCTTTCATGATGCCAACCAGAATACTTTTACCCAAGTTAAAAATGCCAAATTCATGACACCAGACCAAGCTAAACTAGAATTATTAAACTTCCACGATTCCGCAATTGTTGTTGATGATAAAATCGCCAAACACCAAGCACCGCCAGACCTGCTTGACCTAAGTCACCTTGCAATTTTAGTTGGTAAAAAAGGCTATGCTTCCAAAGAAGTGCTTGCAACTTATCAAAAAATGTACGAGGCCGGTATTTTATCCTATCCCCGAACAGAAGATACTAAAATCACGCAGGAACAGTTCGCAGAATTATTGCCGCTAGTTAAGCAAATCGCTCGAGTTACCCACATTGACCCCAAGCTACTTACGCACACAACAATTCGGCGGAAGTTTTTAGCTAAAAATGCCACTCACGGCGCTAACCGACCAGGTCTGAATGTGCCGCAAAGCTTAACGGAAATCGAGCAAAAATTCGGTAACTGTGGTCGGGCAATTTATGTAGCAGTTGCCAAAAGTTTTTTGGCGATTTTAGCCGAAGATTATCTTTACGACCAAGAACGAGCTCACCTTGCCGACTATCCCAAATTCACCTGCACAATTAATTTACCTCGCAAGTTGAATTACAAGCTGATTTTTGATGAAAACGACCTCAATGATACACATGCTAAGCAAGTTTTACCATTTGGTCCAACTGCGCAGCCCTTTGTCTACGAAGGCCACAACCCCAAGCCTAAGGCACCAACACACCGATTTATTATTGATTTTCTTAAAAAAGACAAAATTGGTACTGGGGCAACTCAAGAACAAACTTTAGCCAACATCTCAACTGGTAAAGGTGCGCTAATTAAAAATACTAAAGAAAAATATTCGCTCACCTTTCCCGGCCTAATCCAATCAATCTTGTGCGACCAAACTTATATTGCCTCTCCCCAAGTTACCGAGCAATTACAAAACACGATGAAAATGGTCAAACTAGGCAAATTTGACTATCGCAATGTGCCGTTTTTGATTAATCAAATTGTTAAGCATGACTTATTAATCGAGCAAAAGAATGCGGACAATTTAAAGAAAAATCCCCAGCTAGCTAAACTGCAACCAGCTAACAAGCATGCGTTTACGCCTAAAACTAAAGTTACGGGAACTTGGCGTGGCAAAGATGTCGCAATCAATCAAACTTGGGGCAAACATACTTTTAACGAGCGCGAACTTCGACAGCTTTTTGCCAGCAAGTCAATTACATTCGTCTTAAATAAGCGGACAATCACTGGTAAGTTGGCTAAGCAAACTTACCGCGGCCATCAATTCATAGGATTTAGGGCAGACTTTAACTAG
- a CDS encoding MFS transporter — MGVFLKNKNYRKLSFASWLSTAGDILFYLALMTYASKLHNYTLAISLISITEAIPRLIESLSGYYADRTKNKFKMIVWLAIIRFILYLIVGLLFVTNIAGWNLILLVIGINFISDISGMYSGGLTTPLIVNLVGQNEVAEATGFTNGISQIISTVARFVGSVLLLYLSYSNLAIVNALTFLFAGLLYASVGHNYLKSHPQEDVAVNQQGFFTTLKSSFSQIKKANGLLTVISVIALLNGILMTLEPLISIVVAGNKSMLIGTYTFTIALIGAVESIGFALGSAIGTTIFKKTSLFVNALIDTIISAGTTLAIINKNIIATLIFITLLSFFAGVASPKMMQWLVSSVDRTILSSSVGALNTILQIAGPLMTAIFTSIASAIGINYALFALIIVSVIVFAIILYVMNKTKKTVANVQPAE; from the coding sequence ATGGGCGTTTTCTTAAAGAACAAAAATTACCGTAAATTATCATTTGCTAGCTGGCTATCAACTGCTGGCGATATTCTCTTCTACTTAGCACTGATGACCTATGCTAGCAAATTGCATAATTATACGTTAGCCATCTCATTAATCTCAATTACCGAAGCTATTCCGCGATTGATTGAAAGTTTAAGTGGTTATTACGCTGACAGAACTAAGAACAAGTTCAAAATGATTGTTTGGCTAGCCATCATTCGCTTTATTCTTTATCTAATTGTTGGCTTACTGTTTGTCACTAACATTGCTGGCTGGAATCTCATTCTGCTTGTTATTGGCATCAACTTTATCTCTGATATTTCCGGAATGTATTCTGGTGGTCTAACAACCCCGCTAATTGTCAATCTTGTTGGGCAAAATGAGGTAGCTGAAGCCACAGGTTTTACTAACGGTATTTCACAAATTATTTCAACAGTTGCCCGATTCGTTGGCTCCGTCTTACTGCTATACTTGTCATATTCCAACTTAGCAATCGTCAACGCACTAACCTTTCTGTTTGCTGGTCTGCTCTATGCCAGTGTAGGTCATAATTACCTTAAAAGTCATCCTCAAGAAGACGTTGCAGTTAATCAACAAGGCTTCTTTACCACCCTTAAGTCATCATTTAGTCAAATCAAAAAGGCCAACGGTCTGCTAACTGTCATCTCAGTTATTGCCTTACTAAACGGTATCTTGATGACCCTTGAGCCACTAATTTCAATTGTTGTTGCTGGGAATAAGAGTATGTTAATTGGTACTTATACCTTTACTATCGCTCTAATTGGGGCTGTAGAATCAATCGGCTTTGCTCTTGGCAGCGCTATTGGAACCACCATTTTTAAGAAAACATCATTATTTGTCAATGCATTGATTGACACGATAATTAGTGCAGGGACCACATTGGCCATTATCAACAAAAACATCATTGCTACTTTAATTTTTATTACCTTGCTTAGTTTCTTTGCTGGTGTTGCCAGTCCTAAGATGATGCAATGGCTTGTTTCATCAGTTGACCGCACGATTTTATCTTCGTCAGTTGGCGCTTTAAATACAATTTTACAAATTGCTGGCCCATTAATGACCGCCATTTTCACCAGTATTGCCAGTGCAATTGGCATCAACTACGCACTATTTGCTTTAATCATTGTTAGTGTAATTGTCTTCGCCATTATTCTTTACGTGATGAATAAGACAAAAAAGACAGTGGCAAATGTGCAACCAGCAGAATAA
- a CDS encoding Rgg/GadR/MutR family transcriptional regulator, producing MTIGELLKKYRLESLKTQKEWVGDIVSPSYYSKVEKNVHRITAEDLLLLLNHNNISPDKFFKQLNQDQETDKERENQLFNLAAEANYKNSVEDLRKIRRMFKESNFADKEDDLVYIDAEIAEITDEKLPAEEQQALKQLIFKVADFDETSLTLYCNYMGLFDIDSNLIISKRVVKQFIHSPKVKLQAITLGLITNLVIQCIENQREDEADFFIEHAGQVAVIPETFFFKNILQFMVNIIMYHRTGDEKLLEQCKAVIANLAFTGMTEYSEELQKFYVKYK from the coding sequence GTGACTATTGGAGAGCTATTAAAAAAGTACCGCTTAGAGAGCTTAAAAACACAAAAGGAGTGGGTTGGCGATATTGTCAGTCCTTCTTATTATTCTAAAGTTGAAAAGAATGTTCATCGGATTACGGCGGAAGACCTACTATTGCTATTGAACCACAATAATATTTCACCGGATAAATTTTTTAAGCAACTTAATCAGGATCAAGAAACGGACAAGGAACGAGAAAACCAGCTGTTTAATTTAGCAGCGGAAGCAAATTATAAAAATTCAGTTGAAGACTTACGTAAAATCAGACGAATGTTTAAAGAAAGCAATTTTGCGGATAAGGAAGATGATCTGGTCTACATTGATGCAGAAATTGCGGAAATAACGGATGAAAAGCTGCCAGCAGAAGAACAACAAGCCTTAAAACAATTGATTTTTAAGGTTGCAGATTTTGATGAAACAAGTCTGACTTTGTACTGCAATTACATGGGTTTATTTGATATTGATAGTAATTTAATTATTTCTAAGAGGGTAGTTAAGCAGTTCATTCATTCTCCAAAGGTAAAGTTGCAGGCAATTACTCTGGGACTGATTACTAATTTAGTCATTCAGTGCATTGAAAATCAGCGTGAGGATGAGGCAGACTTCTTTATTGAACATGCAGGCCAAGTTGCAGTAATCCCAGAGACATTTTTCTTTAAAAACATCTTGCAATTCATGGTAAATATAATTATGTATCACCGAACTGGTGATGAAAAACTGCTGGAGCAGTGTAAGGCCGTTATTGCCAATTTGGCATTTACGGGGATGACAGAATATAGTGAGGAACTGCAGAAATTTTATGTAAAGTATAAATAA